The DNA segment GTCTCCAAAGAACGTACAACTCGAAGGGGACCGATCTCCGGCCACCGATCAAACCCCTCCTCGTCCCAGCGCTCATAAAGAACCGAACCCTGCTTGCTGACACAAGGAGCTTGACTCCTAAATAGTCCCCCCGCATCCTCTAGGAGATCGGAGTTGTTCCCCTTGAGAACAAAGACGATGTGTTTGGAGTGGTCTCCTAACGGCTCGATAAAACGTGGCCGTCCATATAACCCATCAACCACCACCACATCAAAGGCCTTGGGATACCTTCTCAAAAGCCGCTCCATGAGTCGACTCCCAGCCGCTACCTCATCCTCTCCAGCCAAAACCGGCTCCAGATCCAACGGGATGGCAAAAGCGCCCCCCAATGTCATCGCCGGTGGTAAAATCCCCAGAAGTGGCGGTTGAAAATTCCCCAGGTAGAGGGTGAAGGGAGTTGGGGTATGGGGTAGGGTTCTCCCCTGGAGTAGGAGATTTTGGACGGGGGGGGGAACCGGAGATGATCGACTTGGGAGAATACGGAATGATCGGTCATTTGAGGCAGAAGGGTTACACTATCAGTGCCATAGCCAGGGAACTGGGGATAGACCGAAAGACGGTGAGGAAGTATTTGAGGGGGGCAGAGCCTCCCTGCTATGGGCCGAGGAAGAGGGGCGTGAGTAAGGTCGGGCCATGGAGGGGTTATGTGAGGGCCCGTTTGGAGGCCTACCCGGCTCTGACGGCGGTCCGTCTGTTTCGGGAGATCAG comes from the Deltaproteobacteria bacterium genome and includes:
- a CDS encoding transposase — encoded protein: MTLGGAFAIPLDLEPVLAGEDEVAAGSRLMERLLRRYPKAFDVVVVDGLYGRPRFIEPLGDHSKHIVFVLKGNNSDLLEDAGGLFRSQAPCVSKQGSVLYERWDEEGFDRWPEIGPLRVVRSLETKANGVDSSDWYWCTSLPRAIVPTETVCRIGHKRWEIENQGFNVLVTYYGLDHCFKHHPTAIVAFSLICFVAYMLFQMFYYRNLKIPLSRRGSMHYVSQMFVQSLHEMLQHSAHLKPD
- a CDS encoding transposase gives rise to the protein MIDLGEYGMIGHLRQKGYTISAIARELGIDRKTVRKYLRGAEPPCYGPRKRGVSKVGPWRGYVRARLEAYPALTAVRLFREIRELGYPGGYTMVKEYVRQVFPLSESAQRLGRAPWSL